The Dryobates pubescens isolate bDryPub1 chromosome 9, bDryPub1.pri, whole genome shotgun sequence DNA window agcagcaaaggctgagagccctggggctgtgcagcctgcaggagagcagccccagagggcagctgagcaatgctcagcaagagctgaaggagctgtggggggcaagaggctggggccaggctctgctgagtggtgcccagggccaggccaaggggcagagcctggaagccaggaggtggcagctgagcaggaggagaaagtggtttggggggaggctgctggaggcctggagcaggctgcccagagaggttgtggagtctgctggggtggagagcttccaaccccccctgggcactgtgctgctgggcaagctgcagggggggccctgctggagcagggcttgggctgggtggtctccaggggtcccttcccaccccccgtGTTGGGGTTGTGTGACAGCAGAGATCCCCCTGAGGCagatcagtgcctggaaaggAGCCTTTGGCAGCGGTGAAGCTGGAGGGGTGAGGGCTGTTCCCCAGGGCAACACTTCCTGCTGCctaggggcaggcaggagctgcttcctctgctctgtcatctgctgtgggagggagggggctggaaccggtgctggaagctgtggttctgtggaacGTGTCTAGGAATGAGGTCAGCCAAGGATGATGTGTCTGCAGGAgagtgcagctggcagcagggctgctgagagtCGCAGGCCCTGCTCTGGGACATGCCCCTGCAGATTCCAGGGGCCTGGAatccctgggagcagccagctcttgccTGACAGAAGCTGAATGTTCCCTCACAGGAGGActctgtgcttgcagcccaagGTGGTGAGGGACCTGCTCTGtgacagcacagcttgctcagggggctcctggcacagctctgatgTCACTGCAGCTCTTTGTCAGCTGCAGTGAATGCAAGGGAAGAGGTCACCACATGAGTCAGGTGAGccctggtgacaccaccacaggGCCAAGTCCAGGGGAGCTGtgcactgcctgctctgctgtcagTGTTTGCTCTGGGAAGCAAAACAGCTCCTCAGGCTGCACTGGCAacgtgctgcctgcagtggggtcaccccagctggcagcagggctgcctgcagtggggtcACCCCAGCTGgcatcagtgctgctgggctgcctgcagtggggtcaccccagctggcagcagggctgcctgcagtggggtcACCCCAGCTGgcatcagtgctgctgggctgcctgcagtggggtcaccccagctggcagcagggctgcctgcagtggggtcACCCCAGCTGgcatcagtgctgctgggctgcctgcagtggggtcACCCCAGCTGgcatcagtgctgctgggctgcctgcagtggggtcaccccagctggcagcagggctgcctgcagtggggtcaccccagctggcagcagggctgctgggctgcctgcagtggggtcACCCCAGCTGgcatcagtgctgctgggctgcctgcagtggggtcaccccagctggcagcagggctgcctgcagtggggtcaccccagctggcagcagggctgctgggctgcctgcagtggggtcACCCCAGCTGgcatcagtgctgctgggctgcctgcagtggggtcaccccagctggcagcagggctgcctgcagtggggtcaccccagctggcagcagggctgctgggctgcctgcagtgggtcACCTTGTGCCATGGGTGCAGGGCAGGCATTGGTgttgctgcctttgctgcacCAGTGTAGTGCTTTGGCATCGCCAGGGTTCTCTGCCACCCACCAGCTGTTACCAGAGGTTGGGACAGCTCTGGGTggaccccagcagcccctcaggaGTTTGTCCTCCAGAAGTTGTGGCCTCAGTGTAACTCAGGAATGGTTCAGGGAACCCAGGAGCGGTTTGGTTGcatccagcagtgccagcccttgCTGCGTgggtgggcagagctgagaggaggGTGGGGGGTCCCCATGgcccccccctgctgctccaacAGATGTCCCCCAGGCAGGTGCTGGACCTGGCGGGCAGCgttgctgcaggggctggcacggCCCCACGGCAGGAGGTGTCGCTGTGGCAGTGCCGCTGCCGGGGCGGGCAGCAGCCCCTGAGAGCTCAGCAGGGTGGGCTGTGAGGGGTGGCCCAGGGACacgctggcacagagctggcagtggggacaggggctgggctgcagcagggatggggctggcagtgggtgctgggggtgcaacAGGTAGTGCTGGACTGCAAGTGCAGCATTCCTGCACTGGGGGCACGGTGGGGGCGCAGCGGGCACTGGGGGCGCAGCGGGCACTGGGGGCGGAGCAGGATCGCGGCGGGCACTGGGATCGCGGTGGGCACCGGGGGCGCGGCGGGCACCGGGGGCGCAGCGGGCACCGGGATCGCAGCAGGCACCGGGATCGCAGCAGGCACCGGGATCGCAGCGGGCACCGGGATCACAGCGGGCACCGGGATCGCAGCGGGCACCGGGATCGCAGCGGGCGCTGGGGGCGCAGCGGGATCACAGCGGGCACCGGGATCGCAGCAGGCACCGGGATCGCAGCGGGCACCGGGATCACAGTGGGCACCGGGATCGCAGCGGGCGCCGGGGGCGCAGCGGGATCACAGCGGGCACCGGGATCGCAGCGGGCACTGGGGGTGCGGCGGGATCGCAGCGGGCACCGGGATCGCAGCGGGCACCGGGATCGCAGCGGGCACCGGGGGCGCAGCGGGCACTGGGGGTGCAGCGGGATCACAGCGGGCACCGGGGGCGCAGCGGGCACCGGGGGCGCAGCGGGCACTGGGGGCGCAGCGGGATCACAGCGGGCACTGGGGGTGCAGCGGGCACTGGGATCACAGCGGGCACTGGGGGTGCAGCGGGCACCGGGATCGCAGCGGGCACTGGGGGTGCGGCGGGATCGCAGCGGGCACCGGGATCGCAGCGGGCACTGGGATCGCAGCGGGCACTGGGGGCGCAGCGGGATCGCAGCGGGCACCGGGATCGCAGCGGGCACTGGGGGCGCAGCGGGATCGCAGCGGGCACTGGGATCGCAGCGGGCACTGGGGGCGCAGCGGGATCACAGCGGGCACCGGGATCGCAGCGGGCACTGGGGGCGCGGCGGGCACCGGGATCGCGGCGGGCACCGGGGGTGCGGCGGGCACCGGGATCGCAGCGGGCACCGGGATCGCAGCGGGATCGCAGCGGGCACTGGGGGTGCAGCGGGCACTGGGGGCGCAGCGGGATCACAGCGGGCAGTGGGATCGCAGCGGGCACTGGGGGTGCAGCGGGCACCGGGATCGCAGCGGGATCACAGCGGACACCGGGATCGCAGCGGGCACTGGGGGCGCGGCGGGCACCGGGATCGCAGCGGGCGCTGGGGGCGCGGCGGGCACCGGGATCGCAGCGGGCGCTGGAGCACAGTGAGCCGAGGCAGGACTTTGTCCACCGCGGAGGGCATCGGGAGCGCACCAGTGGGCACCCAGCCGCTGGGCAGCCGGCGTGGGCCGTGCCGGGAATGATTAACTCAATCCCAGCCGGCGCCGGGGGCCGGGCAGCGGCGGGATGGGCACTATCGGTGCTcgcccagcagagctctgcccttaTCGGCCCGCGGCAGCTGCCCGGGGGCCGGGCCGCCTCCAGCGGCGCCGGCGGGGGAGGGAGGTGCCCTGCCCGCCTGCCGCAAGCCCTGCCCCACTCGCGGCGCGGCCGGGGAGCTGCCCGGGGGCGCCGCGGGGGTCACATCCCCTCCGCGCCCATGGGAGGAGAGGTGATGGTGGGGCCgcgctctgccctgccctgtgcaaCCCTGCCGTGCTGAGATGCACCTCCCGGAGAAggatggggctgagcagggcttcgGGAGTGGTGGTGCTGCCCACGACAGGGTGCCCTCGGGAATCCTGGTGAGTTGGCCAGTTCATTGCTGACCGCGGGGCTGGCATCTCCCGCGGCGTGGTTAAACCAGCTCCGGACTAGCTGCATGGGTGGGCAGGACCCGCACAGCGTTCATCAGGCGCTCAGCAGACTCCTGAAACCTCAGCCCGCAGCTTTGCTCGGGAGCCAGGGGGGGGCTCGCTGCTCgtttctcagctgctgctgcagctggtccTGTCTCACCTGGGCatttgccctgccccaggctgttcAGGGTACAAAATGGAATCTGGAAcggctcagcttggaagggaccttagagatcatctgctccaccCTCCTCCCAAGGGCAAAGCCTTGCTGAGGACTTACTGAGGGCTTTGCTGTCCTGCCCTTGTTCTGGGGCATGCAGCTCCTCGCCTGCAGGACGGAGCCGCCGGGCAGCTGTTTGCTGAGCATCAGACACAGAGCGGCACGGAGGAAATGCTTTGTCTGGGATGGTTTTCCCTGGGGGGTCTGCCAGACAGACCACACCAACAGCTTAGGCTGTTCCTCCCTCTGCTCAGTCCCTGCTCTCTTCATGAGAACAGACCACAGACCCCCTCCCCGTGGTGACACGTCCCGGCTGGGGCTTTGGCCCCGCCAGCCAGGTCGCCTTTCCCGGGTCGGCTCCTTCTGGCTTGCTCACTGCCCGCACCGGAGCCTTGCCGAGCCCGCTCCGGGAGCTGAGCCCCgagagcagagctctggtcTCCTTTGctaacaggctgcagagcagtgccgctgctgaggctgggccgGTACAGAGCTGCcctcctcagagaggttgttTTGAACGCTCAGGAGGTTCAAAAGTTCATCCCTTTCACGCCTCGAAGCTGCTATCTGTTCGTGGGTGCTCATGAAAGTGCCTCTGCTGTCAGCCACAGAGACTGGCttgggtggaaagggacctcaaagatcacccagttccagcccctgccaccagcagggacacctccccctggACCACCTTGCTCctggccccagccagcctggcctcgaacactgccaggcttggagcctgcacagctcctctgggcaagctgtggaGGTGTCAGTGAGGTGTGGAGAAgggagctgctgttgcagggcagcaggaacgGGTCTGTAGGAGGTGACTGCCTgggtcctggggggctgctggcttcctgtgGTTAGATGCCGTGAGGGCAGAGCCTTTACCggctgagctcagctctcagcagctgctggggggtctGAGCTGCTCAAGTGCTGGAGAATTCCCTGCTCATGGCCTCTGCTCCAGTCTGTTCCCTTTGGTGAGGCATATGGGATGGAGACTGTTGAGGACTTgtgttccagcagctctttTCACAGCTGCAGTCTCCCTGGTCACATGGAACCAGCTTGTCTTTGTAAGCCAACACCAGAGAGCTCCTCTTGGAAGCAGCCACGGTGTAGCCATGAATTCTAATGACTGTTAGAGAGCTCCCTGGTGGGGGAgatccttcagcagcagaacagaggagctgctgggtcaCAGAGCCATGAGACACcgcagcagggtgcccagggaggttgtggatgcccctctctggaagtgttcaaggccaggcaggatgaggccttgagcaaggtagtccagtgggaggtgtccctgcccatagcagggggctggagctggatggtcttggaggtcccttccaacccagaccattccacaGATCTCTGCTCAAAGGGCAGTGCTCagtctcctgccccagcctcttgtgcctggctccctggggctgctgtgtgcctcaGGACTCTGGCACcttctgcctgagctgggccAACCACCATACACTGGGTGAGGAGTCAGGGAGCTAAGgtcagctggaggagagggccagggagggagggTTGAAGGGAGCAGAAGTGAGCTGTGATCTTCAGCAAGCAGCAGTCTCACAGCTGGGCATGACCCTGAGCTCTGGCAGTGGCTGGTGGGGATGGgagtccctgctcctggccttAGTCACTTAGGGACACTGtctgctctctcctcagccacccctCTTTACCCAGGCTACAGGAGAGGATTCTCCACCAGCTTGCCTGGCCTGGTAATCCTGAGAATCATTTCATCCCAGCCTTCAGTCTGGCTTGggaagcccccagccctccctctcAGGCTGGTTCCCTCGTGTGGGTGAGGTGTCAGAAGCCCACAagggagcccagcagagccatggCTGCTGCGGGGCTCTGCAGGTGGGCTTGGATCTCCTGCATGGTGAGGGGCTACCCAAGCAGCTTCCTTTGGGCTGCATGCAGCacgccctgtgctgctgggagcatgaCTGAGGGCCCAGACCAGGAATGATTACTCAGTCCCACAAATAAAGCTCAGAGGAGCAACTCTTGGGCTGCACTCTGGGTTTGTTTGGAGGCACAAAGGAAAATCCTTCACCTTGTCCAGAGGCCAATAAACCTGGATTAGCAAACAAAGACACCCTCTGTGGGCTGCCTTTTGGGTGGAAGTGCTCTCCCAAAgcaccactggcacagcttctgccctgctctgtgtttggctgcctggcaggggcCTCCCAGACACCACCCTGAGCTTCAGAGCGCTGCAGTGGTGAgggagggcagctctgggatgggagctgggaaggcagagccaggaggggtGGCACAGAGGTCTCCAGTGGTGTTCCAAGATGTTCTTCaccatttcccctcctcttgcataaatggtttgggctggaagggaccttgcagctcatccagctccaccccctgccaagggcagggacacctcccactagctcacgttgctcagggcctcatccagcctagccttgaacatctgcatggagggggcagccacagcctccctgggcaatctgtgccagtgcctccccaccctcatgagAAAGAATCTCCTCATGCCTCACCTCaatccagcctcttccagttGGAAGCCACCCCTTGTCCTTGccagcagtctctctccagctcttctggagccccttcagatcttggcaggctgctctaaggtctccctggagccttctcctctccaggctgaccaagcccaactctcccagcttgtccccacagcagagggcttccagccctgcctgctgtggctgcttctggctctgctccagcaggtccctgtctgtgctccagagctgctccagcactgcagggggctcagcagtgcagcagaggggtagaatcccctccctgc harbors:
- the LOC128897443 gene encoding collagen alpha-2(I) chain-like → MVTGQPRPAPAFRRARRAAAATPGDTAPASRGSAAPTARPSGFAWPAFALRRSGGVEEAAEDVSVGGSACGAGCCLRGRLLPAGLRGRLLPAGPAAACGAAGPAAACGAGCCLRACGAGCCLRGRLLPMSPRQVLDLAGSVAAGAGTAPRQEVSLWQCRCRGGQQPLRAQQGSAGLQVQHSCTGGTVGAQRALGAQRALGAEQDRGGHWDRGGHRGRGGHRGRSGHRDRSRHRDRSRHRDRSGHRDHSGHRDRSGHRDRSGRWGRSGITAGTGIAAGTGIAAGTGITVGTGIAAGAGGAAGSQRAPGSQRALGVRRDRSGHRDRSGHRDRSGHRGRSGHWGCSGITAGTGGAAGTGGAAGTGGAAGSQRALGVQRALGSQRALGVQRAPGSQRALGVRRDRSGHRDRSGHWDRSGHWGRSGIAAGTGIAAGTGGAAGSQRALGSQRALGAQRDHSGHRDRSGHWGRGGHRDRGGHRGCGGHRDRSGHRDRSGIAAGTGGAAGTGGAAGSQRAVGSQRALGVQRAPGSQRDHSGHRDRSGHWGRGGHRDRSGRWGRGGHRDRSGRWSTVSRGRTLSTAEGIGSAPVGTQPLGSRRGPCRE